In the genome of Monodelphis domestica isolate mMonDom1 chromosome 2, mMonDom1.pri, whole genome shotgun sequence, one region contains:
- the PPP1R1B gene encoding protein phosphatase 1 regulatory subunit 1B isoform X2 encodes MLFRVSEHSSPEEEASPYQRSSGEGHHLKTKRPNPCAYTPPSLKAVQRIAESHLQSISNLSENQPSDEEEEEEGEQGSRGCQGEEEEEEEEEEEEEDDSSQAEVVKGRNKPAVQQTSCGQGLEGPWERPPPLDEPQKDGTSEGKEEGEEEEVVQNEPDEGTQHPGPPAPGT; translated from the exons ATGCTGTTCCGTGTTTCAGAGCACTCTTCTCCAG AGGAAGAAGCTTCCCCTTATCAG AGATCCTCTGGTGAGGGGCACCacctcaagaccaagagacccaACCCCTGTGCCTACACTCCCCCTTCTCTGAAAG CTGTCCAGCGCATTGCTGAATCACACCTGCAGTCCATCAGCAACCTGAGTGAGAATCAGCCttctgatgaagaggaagaagaagaaggtgaGCAGGGAAGCCGAGGTTgtcagggagaggaagaagaggaggaggaggaggaggaagaggaggaagatgacTCCAGCCAGGCAGAGGTTGTGAAGGGCAGAAACAAGCCTG CTGTACAACAGACTTCTTGTGGCCAAGGCCTGGAGGGACCTTGGGAGCGTCCACCCCCACTGGATGAGCCCCAGAAGGATGGAACCTCTGAAGgcaaagaagaaggagaagaagaagaggttgTGCAGAATG AACCTGATGAGGGGACCCAGCACCCCGGGCCTCCTGCTCCTGGCACATAG
- the PPP1R1B gene encoding protein phosphatase 1 regulatory subunit 1B isoform X1, with the protein MDPKDRKKIQFSVPAPPSQLDPRQVEMIRRRRPTPAMLFRVSEHSSPEEEASPYQRSSGEGHHLKTKRPNPCAYTPPSLKAVQRIAESHLQSISNLSENQPSDEEEEEEGEQGSRGCQGEEEEEEEEEEEEEDDSSQAEVVKGRNKPAVQQTSCGQGLEGPWERPPPLDEPQKDGTSEGKEEGEEEEVVQNEPDEGTQHPGPPAPGT; encoded by the exons ATGGATCCCAAAGACCGAAAGAAGATCCAGTTCTCCGTGCCCGCGCCCCCGAGCCAGCTTGACCCTCGCCAGGTGGAGATG ATCCGCCGCAGGAGACCAACCCCTGCCATGCTGTTCCGTGTTTCAGAGCACTCTTCTCCAG AGGAAGAAGCTTCCCCTTATCAG AGATCCTCTGGTGAGGGGCACCacctcaagaccaagagacccaACCCCTGTGCCTACACTCCCCCTTCTCTGAAAG CTGTCCAGCGCATTGCTGAATCACACCTGCAGTCCATCAGCAACCTGAGTGAGAATCAGCCttctgatgaagaggaagaagaagaaggtgaGCAGGGAAGCCGAGGTTgtcagggagaggaagaagaggaggaggaggaggaggaagaggaggaagatgacTCCAGCCAGGCAGAGGTTGTGAAGGGCAGAAACAAGCCTG CTGTACAACAGACTTCTTGTGGCCAAGGCCTGGAGGGACCTTGGGAGCGTCCACCCCCACTGGATGAGCCCCAGAAGGATGGAACCTCTGAAGgcaaagaagaaggagaagaagaagaggttgTGCAGAATG AACCTGATGAGGGGACCCAGCACCCCGGGCCTCCTGCTCCTGGCACATAG